The proteins below are encoded in one region of Brassica napus cultivar Da-Ae chromosome A6, Da-Ae, whole genome shotgun sequence:
- the BNAA06G06840D gene encoding uncharacterized protein BNAA06G06840D, which produces MRLESSFKALNQYRKKMFRRVKEAVMKTKKKKKQTMFQYDPSSYALNFDDGGEVPQRFSGDFKHCKITLIYVVSVKF; this is translated from the coding sequence atgaGACTGGAGAGTAGTTTCAAGGCGTTGAATCAGTACCGGAAGAAGATGTTCAGGAGAGTAAAGGAGGCGGtgatgaagacgaagaagaagaagaaacagactaTGTTTCAGTATGATCCATCTAGTTACGCCTTGAACTTCGACGATGGAGGAGAGGTTCCTCAAAGATTCTCCGGCGACTTTAAACACTGCAAGATCACTTTGATTTACGTTGTCTCTGTCAAATTTTGA
- the LOC106380913 gene encoding uncharacterized protein LOC106380913, which translates to MRELERLKTSINLHQWPPIGAPMNLRREEPWKSRFDDSVNAVSFGFVATAILISMFLVMAIFERLIRTTTTTTTTTTNQDSSSGRVLSGMDSRVGFNGAASKLGYQSPKMTVYTNGVSVLMPGDDIPTFIAHPAPVPCPQRIISQSQHQHSSSSDSSNSNSIQEC; encoded by the exons atgagagagctTGAGCGGTTGAAGACGAGCATTAACCTTCATCAATGGCCACCCATTGGAGCTCCGATGAATCTCCGGCGAGAAGAGCCGTGGAAATCTCGATTCGACGACTCAGTCAACGCCGTCTCGTTCGGTTTCGTCGCAACGGCTATTCTCATCTCAATGTTCCTCGTCATGGCTATCTTCGAGAGACTGATCCGGACCACCAccactactactactactactactaacCAAGATTCATCTTCTGGTCGGGTCCTTTCGGGTATGGATTCTCGGGTCGGGTTCAACGGCGCAGCATCTAAGCTCGGTTATCAATCTCCAAAG ATGACTGTTTACACAAACGGTGTATCGGTATTGATGCCAGGAGATGATATCCCTACTTTCATCGCGCATCCAGCGCCCGTGCCATGTCCTCAACGCATCATCTCACAGTCTCAGCATCAACATAGCTCATCGAGTGATTCTTCCAACTCAAACTCCATTCAAGAATGTTGA
- the LOC106380905 gene encoding uncharacterized protein LOC106380905, with protein MGCCISATATATATTDKKNEPVSRKNTTALSPVAVVEEETVVKEVLSETTLVTSLNDNSAMETTRNKVPEEEVEEEKKPGAVDADPDPVLAEKGSVEPGKGSEVSEVCSLSESLLSIVSGCDEEEVKQRKLHGVRQRSPAKYRDRVVANNYPTRRTDMSPRKRNIEGGGEGAGSVRMVPSGTGQRDPTERSERRRSRSPAINRPVMVGPSRNHYVSTDNGGVMMKKGQSPGRVRPYPNKNGSEQDCHRQWPSQNDNSTSNDSFENPLVSLECFIFL; from the coding sequence ATGGGTTGTTGCATTTCCGCCACAGCCACCGCCACTGCCACCACCGACAAGAAAAATGAGCCTGTCTCCAGAAAGAACACAACAGCACTGTCTCCGGTAGCCGTTGTCGAGGAAGAGACAGTAGTCAAAGAAGTCTTGTCCGAAACCACATTGGTAACTTCACTAAACGACAATTCGGCAATGGAAACGACAAGGAACAAGGTTCCAGAAgaggaggtggaggaggagaagaaaccTGGAGCTGTCGACGCTGATCCTGACCCGGTTTTAGCCGAGAAAGGTTCGGTTGAACCGGGAAAAGGATCAGAGGTTTCGGAAGTTTGCAGTTTGAGCGAGAGCTTGCTTTCTATCGTGAGTGGGTGCGACGAGGAAGAAGTGAAACAGAGGAAACTGCATGGAGTGAGACAGAGGTCTCCGGCGAAATATCGGGACCGGGTCGTGGCTAATAACTACCCGACCCGGAGAACAGATATGTCTCCACGTAAGAGAAACATcgaaggaggaggagaaggagcTGGCTCGGTGAGGATGGTGCCATCGGGTACGGGTCAGAGAGACCCGACTGAGAGGTCCGAGAGGAGGAGGTCCAGGTCGCCGGCAATCAACAGGCCCGTCATGGTGGGGCCGAGTCGGAATCATTATGTAAGTACGGACAATGGTGGTGTAATGATGAAAAAAGGTCAGTCTCCGGGCCGGGTGAGACCTTATCCGAATAAAAACGGGTCGGAGCAAGACTGTCATCGTCAGTGGCCGAGTCAGAATGATAATTCTACCTCTAATGATTCGTTTGAAAACCCTCTTGTATCCTTAGAGTGTTTCATTTTTCTATGA
- the LOC106350062 gene encoding protein STRUBBELIG — MIFTSRQVFFVLSVLALTTMPFSAGVTNLRDVSAINNLYITLGAPSLHRWLAFGGDPCGEKWQGVVCDSSNITEISIRGMKVGGSLSDTLADFSSIQVMDFSDNHISGTIPQALPSTIRNLSLSSNRFTGNIPFTLSFLTELSELSLGNNVLSGEIPDYFQQLTKLTKLDLSANILEGRLPPSMGDLAALKILYLQDNKLIGTLDVIEDLSLTDLNVANNLFSGPIPPNLLKVPNFKKDGTPFNTSIITPPPPAADPPPATHHAPPLPRVPPVSNVPPAPFAPLLPPPPPLVWSPPSDNVGGDPWNSGSGQPTLQISPPSGSGSGKFWSTQRIILVVSSVAIIVLVSGLCVTLWRCCRGKKYNRYGADARKDLQRPYFNKPPSQPTPTLGKVSREPMVKPYDGYGGGDRKYGYPMPPPRPEESRRAIPPASYYNKDVQKPLQQPPRRFQSNDDSAASKRAAHFPPGLNSSSSATVFTVASLQQYTNGFSEELIIGEGSLGNVYRAVFPHGKYLAVKKLSNTINKTQSDGEFLNLVSNVLKLKRGNILEFLGYCNEYGQRLLVYEYCPNGSLQDALHLDRKLHKKLTWNVRINIALGASKALQFLHEVCQPPVVHQNFKSSKVLLDEKLSVRVADSGLAYMLPPRPTSQMAGYAAPEVEYGSYTCQSDVYSLGVVMLELLTGRRPFDRTRPRGHQTLAQWAIPRLHDIDALTRMVDPSLHGAYPKKSLSRFADIISRSLQMEPGFRPPVSEIVQDLQHMI, encoded by the exons ATGATCTTTACAAGTCGACAAGTGTTCTTTGTTCTCTCTGTTTTGGCCTTGACAACAATGCCCTTCTCCGCTGGAGTCACCAATCTCCGAGATG TTTCTGCGATTAATAACTTGTACATTACTTTGGGAGCACCGTCTCTACATCGGTGGCTTGCTTTTGGAGGAGACCCTTGTGGAGAAAAGTGGCAAGGTGTTGTCTGTGATTCCTCAAACATCACTGAAat AAGTATACGCGGCATGAAGGTTGGTGGAAGCTTAAGTGACACCCTTGCTGATTTTTCATCTATCCAAGTCAT GGACTTCAGTGACAATCACATCTCAGGGACAATTCCACAGGCTTTGCCTTCTACCATCCGAAACCT ATCTCTCTCTAGCAACCGCTTCACTGGGAATATACCCTTTACACTGTCCTTTTTAACCGAGTTGTCAGAACT GTCGTTAGGGAACAATGTTTTATCAGGAGAGATTCCAGATTACTTTCAGCAGCTAACAAAACTGACTAAACT GGACTTATCGGCTAACATACTGGAAGGCCGTTTACCTCCTTCCATGGGAGACTTAGCTGCTCTCAAGATACT ATATCTGCAGGACAACAAGCTCATTGGAACACTTGATGTTATAGAAGATCTCTCCTTAAccgattt GAATGTAGCAAACAACTTGTTCTCTGGACCTATACCtccaaatctattaaaagtCCCAAACTTCAA AAAAGATGGAACTCCATTCAACACATCCATTATAACACCCCCTCCACCTGCTGCTGATCCTCCTCCCGCTACTCACCATgctcctcctcttcctcgtgTCCCTCCTGTCTCCAATGTTCCTCCTGCTCCTTTTGCTCCACTgctaccaccaccaccacctttgGTTTGGTCACCACCTTCTGATAACGTAGGAGGTGATCCCTGGAACTCTGGGTCAGGACAACCAACTTTACAAATATCACCTCCTTCAGGTTCAGGCTCAGGAAAGTTTTGGTCCACTCAGAGAATCATTCTAGTCGTTTCCTCAGTGGCTATAATTGTTCTCGTATCCGGCTTGTGTGTTACACTTTGGAGATGTTGCAGAGGGAAGAAGTATAACCGTTATGGAGCTGATGCTCGTAAAGATTTACAACGACCGTACTTCAATAAACCTCCATCTCAACCAACCCCCACTTTGGGAAAAG TTTCTAGGGAGCCTATGGTTAAGCCTTACGATGGATATGGAGGTGGAGACAGGAAGTATGGTTATCCTATGCCGCCACCACGGCCTGAAGAGAGCAGGAGAGCGATTCCTCCTGCTTCGTATTATAACAAGGATGTGCAAAAGCCGCTACAACAACCACCGAGGCGTTTCCAGTCTAATGACGATTCTGCTGCTTCAAAGAGAGCAGCTCATTTTCCTCCAGGGTTGAATTCTTCATCTTCGGCTACTGTTTTCACCGTTGCTTCACTTCAGCAGTACACAAATGGTTTCTCTGAAGAGCTTATCATCGGTGAAGGGTCGCTTGGTAATGTTTACCGAGCCGTGTTTCCTCATGGCAAG TATCTTGCGGTGAAGAAGCTGAGCAATACAATCAACAAAACGCAGAGTGATGGGGAGTTCCTCAACCTAGTCTCCAATGTTTTGAAGCTTAAACGAGGGAATATATTGGAGTTTCTTGGTTACTGTAATGAGTATGGTCAACGGCTGCTTGTGTATGAGTACTGTCCTAATGGATCATTACAAGATGCGTTGCATTTGGATCGCAAGTTGCACAAGAAGCTCACTTGGAATGTGCGTATTAATATTGCTTTAGGAGCTTCCAAGGCATTACA GTTCCTTCACGAGGTATGCCAACCGCCGGTTGTACACCAGAACTTCAAGTCTTCCAAGGTTCTCCTTGATGAAAAGCTCTCTGTGCGTGTTGCAGACAGCGGTTTGGCTTATATGTTACCACCACGTCCAACGAGTCAG ATGGCGGGTTATGCGGCTCCTGAGGTGGAGTATGGAAGCTACACTTGTCAGAGCGATGTATATAGCCTTGGGGTTGTTATGTTAGAATTGCTCACTGGACGCAGACCATTTGACAG GACGAGGCCGAGGGGACATCAGACACTAGCGCAGTGGGCTATACCTAGGCTTCATGACATAGATGCGTTGACAAGAATGGTTGATCCGTCGTTACATGGAGCTTATCCAAAGAAATCGTTGTCACGTTTTGCAGATATCATATCACGTTCTCTCCAG ATGGAGCCAGGATTCAGACCGCCCGTATCAGAAATTGTCCAAGATCTTCAACATATGATCTAA
- the BNAA06G06880D gene encoding uncharacterized protein BNAA06G06880D isoform X2, whose product MEHGLPAMKSIKSLKSFVKRRNNPQDVGKSGWRVKPFLLLMCTALLIFWYKTTNIQFEETELEEADYPFDMAVESEPVDEKLKGLPRGILQPRSDLELKPLWSSNSLRAKGVEMTNRNLLAVPVGIKQKGNVDAMVKKFLPANFTVVLFHYDGNMDKWWDLEWSSKAIHIVAQNQTKWWFAKRFLHPDVVSIYDYIFLWDEDLGVENFTPERYLKIVKAEGLEISQPALDRNSTEIHHKITLRSKTKKFHRRVYINRGTKKCSNTSEDPPCTGFVEGMAPVFSRAAWFCTWNLIQNDLVHGWGMDMKLGYCAQGDRKMKVGIVDREYIFHQGIQTLGESVPSDKKTRTRDVRTNRHGHTTFDSRTSCVMKQVDKEAVDMGASKV is encoded by the exons ATGGAACATGGTTTGCCGGCTATGAAGTCGATCAAATCATTGAAGTCGTTTGTCAAGAGAAGAAACAATCCTCAAGATGTG GGTAAATCCGGGTGGAGAGTAAAACCTTTTTTGCTTCTCATGTGTACAGCACTTTTGATCTTTTGGTATAAGACCACTAATATTCAATTCGAAGAGACTGAG CTAGAGGAAGCAGATTATCCCTTTGACATGGCAGTG GAATCTGAACCAGTCGATGAGAAACTAAAAGGCTTGCCGCGTGGTATCTTACAGCCTAGATCGGACCTTGAACTAAAGCCTCTCTGGTCTAGTAATAGTTTAAGGGCAAAG GGTGTTGAAATGACTAACCGTAACTTGTTGGCCGTACCCGTAGGCATTAAGCAAAAGGGTAATGTCGATGCCATGGTAAAGaag TTTCTTCCAGCGAATTTCACGGTTGTTCTTTTCCATTACGATGGAAATATGGATAAATGGTGGGATCTTGAGTGGAGTTCAAAGGCCATACATATAGTTGCACAGAACCAGACTAAATG GTGGTTTGCAAAACGATTTCTCCATCCGGACGTTGTATCCatttatgattatatttttctttgggATGAGGATCTTGGAGTAGAGAACTTCACACCAGAGAG GTATTTGAAGATAGTTAAAGCAGAGGGACTGGAGATATCTCAACCGGCTTTGGACCGAAACTCGACTGAAATCCACCACAAGATCACACTCCGTTCCAAAACAAAGAAATTTCATAG GAGAGTTTACATCAATAGAGGCACTAAGAAATGTTCTAATACTAGTGAAGATCCTCCTTGCACAGG ATTTGTTGAAGGAATGGCTCCTGTGTTTTCAAGAGCTGCTTGGTTTTGCACTTGGAATCTTATACAg AATGACTTGGTTCATGGATGGGGAATGGATATGAAACTTGGGTATTGTGCACAG GGAGACAGGAAAATGAAGGTAGGGATCGTGGATAGAGAGTACATCTTTCATCAAGGCATTCAAACTTTGGGTGAAAGTGTACCTTCTGATAAGAAG ACCAGAACTCGTGACGTTAGGACTAAC AGACATGGCCATACAACATTTGATTCAAGAACCTCG TGTGTGATGAAACAAGTAGATAAGGAGGCAGTCGACATGGGAGCTTCAAAGGTTTGA
- the BNAA06G06880D gene encoding uncharacterized protein BNAA06G06880D isoform X1: MEHGLPAMKSIKSLKSFVKRRNNPQDVGKSGWRVKPFLLLMCTALLIFWYKTTNIQFEETELEEADYPFDMAVESEPVDEKLKGLPRGILQPRSDLELKPLWSSNSLRAKGVEMTNRNLLAVPVGIKQKGNVDAMVKKFLPANFTVVLFHYDGNMDKWWDLEWSSKAIHIVAQNQTKWWFAKRFLHPDVVSIYDYIFLWDEDLGVENFTPERYLKIVKAEGLEISQPALDRNSTEIHHKITLRSKTKKFHRRVYINRGTKKCSNTSEDPPCTGFVEGMAPVFSRAAWFCTWNLIQNDLVHGWGMDMKLGYCAQGDRKMKVGIVDREYIFHQGIQTLGESVPSDKKTRTRDVRTNRHGHTTFDSRTSIRRQSTWELQRFEERWKKAVEEDKNWIDPFSSSSKKKQKSNSISNRRLKRGNTHRVKHKRSQETSTA; the protein is encoded by the exons ATGGAACATGGTTTGCCGGCTATGAAGTCGATCAAATCATTGAAGTCGTTTGTCAAGAGAAGAAACAATCCTCAAGATGTG GGTAAATCCGGGTGGAGAGTAAAACCTTTTTTGCTTCTCATGTGTACAGCACTTTTGATCTTTTGGTATAAGACCACTAATATTCAATTCGAAGAGACTGAG CTAGAGGAAGCAGATTATCCCTTTGACATGGCAGTG GAATCTGAACCAGTCGATGAGAAACTAAAAGGCTTGCCGCGTGGTATCTTACAGCCTAGATCGGACCTTGAACTAAAGCCTCTCTGGTCTAGTAATAGTTTAAGGGCAAAG GGTGTTGAAATGACTAACCGTAACTTGTTGGCCGTACCCGTAGGCATTAAGCAAAAGGGTAATGTCGATGCCATGGTAAAGaag TTTCTTCCAGCGAATTTCACGGTTGTTCTTTTCCATTACGATGGAAATATGGATAAATGGTGGGATCTTGAGTGGAGTTCAAAGGCCATACATATAGTTGCACAGAACCAGACTAAATG GTGGTTTGCAAAACGATTTCTCCATCCGGACGTTGTATCCatttatgattatatttttctttgggATGAGGATCTTGGAGTAGAGAACTTCACACCAGAGAG GTATTTGAAGATAGTTAAAGCAGAGGGACTGGAGATATCTCAACCGGCTTTGGACCGAAACTCGACTGAAATCCACCACAAGATCACACTCCGTTCCAAAACAAAGAAATTTCATAG GAGAGTTTACATCAATAGAGGCACTAAGAAATGTTCTAATACTAGTGAAGATCCTCCTTGCACAGG ATTTGTTGAAGGAATGGCTCCTGTGTTTTCAAGAGCTGCTTGGTTTTGCACTTGGAATCTTATACAg AATGACTTGGTTCATGGATGGGGAATGGATATGAAACTTGGGTATTGTGCACAG GGAGACAGGAAAATGAAGGTAGGGATCGTGGATAGAGAGTACATCTTTCATCAAGGCATTCAAACTTTGGGTGAAAGTGTACCTTCTGATAAGAAG ACCAGAACTCGTGACGTTAGGACTAAC AGACATGGCCATACAACATTTGATTCAAGAACCTCG ATAAGGAGGCAGTCGACATGGGAGCTTCAAAGGTTTGAAGAAAGATGGAAAAAAGCGGTGGAAGAAGACAAGAACTGGATCGATCCATTTTCATCGAGCtcgaagaagaagcagaagagtAACAGCATTAGTAACAGAAGACTAAAGCGTGGTAACACTCACAGGGTGAAGCATAAGAGAAGTCAAGAGACATCAACAGCATAA